A DNA window from Trichomycterus rosablanca isolate fTriRos1 chromosome 11, fTriRos1.hap1, whole genome shotgun sequence contains the following coding sequences:
- the st14a gene encoding ST14 transmembrane serine protease matriptase a codes for MDPMHAGMRYHPKSSDKDMDQTVTFLQATDSKKLEKKKRPGKIGAIIGLVVLLGVIALMTGLLVWHFHYRNNSNVKKMYSGTMHITNQAFQDDYMNPDSAAFQALASQVVGQLSEIYARTPQMSKYYLNSTVHAFSEGSVIAYYLSEFNVPPAQVAAVDDIMSTMNETMNKQRRLTGPQGNLIFDSIVSSAVDSRMITKADKKRYSIQIRSNEVLDIRSPGFPDYPYPANTFVQWQFRANPDNVVKLEFTRFDLEANCSNDFVKVYDSLMPVESLIMAEKCGKYFLPDNPLSFISSRNVMLLTLITNEVDSYTGFQAKVSQMPKSKARDLSCGGTLTGLTGTFTSPHFPSYYPANIRCEWTIQVPSNMHVKVLFSKFMMSVGDPKTCPKDYVQVNNEKLCGTLPSSTIRAGTSNQMTVVFHSDASYVDRGFNATFMAFEPSNPCPEKFLCNNKRCINPALKCDGWNDCGDSSDERDCQCDSTMIKCGNGLCKPMFWMCDSVDDCGDKTDEMNCGRCKAGEFECKNGVCISEKLRCDGQSQCSDKSDEENCGKSTTCMESSYRCKNGECISKENPECDGIEDCTDKSDEDFCGVCGMRPFKTSRIVGGQDATEGEWPWQVSLHVKNLAHVCGASIISEKWLVTAAHCVQDDAKLRLSQPESWEVYLGLHTQKQKDKAEKRLLKKVIAHPNYNEYTFDYDIALMELDKPVTFTNTIRPVCLPSSTYVFPMGKSVWITGWGATREGGSGATVLQKAEVRIINSTVCNDLMKGQITSRMTCAGVLSGGVDACQGDSGGPMSSSNNGGRFFLAGVVSWGDGCARRNKPGIYTTVPKFRAWIKEQTGV; via the exons ATGGATCCCATGCATGCAGGAATGCGCTACCATCCGAAATCTTCG GATAAGGACATGGACCAAACAGTTACATTCCTGCAAGCAACAGACTCCAAAAAGTTGGAGAAAAAAAAGCGTCCAGGGAAGATTGGTGCTATCATTGGCCTTGTGGTCCTCCTAGGCGTCATAGCTTTGATGACAGGACTGCTGGTCTGGCATTTTCATT ACCGAAATAATTCAAATGTAAAGAAGATGTACAGTGGAACTATGCACATCACAAACCAAGCTTTTCAGGATGATTATATGAACCCTGATAGTGCAGCGTTTCAGGCACTGGCCAGTCAGGTAGTAGGTCAG TTGTCGGAAATCTACGCAAGAACTCCACAGATGTCCAAGTATTACTTGAATTCTACTGTACATGCCTTCAG TGAGGGCAGTGTAATAGCATATTACTTGTCAGAGTTCAACGTTCCACCGGCACAGGTGGCAGCTGTGGATGATATAATGAGCACCATGAATGAAACCATGAACAAACAGCGCCGCTTAACCGGACCACAAGGAAATTTGATCTTTGACAGCATAGTTTCTTCAG CTGTTGATTCACGGATGATCACAAAAGCCG ATAAAAAAAGGTACAGCATACAAATTAGGTCTAATGAAGTCTTGGATATCAGGTCACCTGGATTTCCCGACTACCCATACCCGGCCAACACATTTGTGCAGTGGCAGTTTCGAGCAAATCCTGACAATGTTGTAAAGCTGGAATTCACAAGATTTGATCTGGAGGCAAACTGCAGCAATGATTTTGTTAAAGTTTATGACTCACTGATGCCAGTTGAAAGTCTTATCATGGCTGA gaAATGTGGAAAATACTTTTTACCTGACAATCCTCTTAGCTTTATCTCATCAAGAAATGTCATGTTGTTAACGCTGATAACCAATGAAGTGGACAGCTATACTGGCTTCCAGGCTAAAGTGTCACAGATGCCTAAAAGTAAGGCAAGAG ATTTATCATGTGGTGGAACTCTGACAGGACTTACTGGAACCTTTACATCACCACACTTTCCATCATATTACCCTGCAAATATTAGGTGTGAATGGACAATTCAG GTGCCATCTAATATGCATGTGAAAGTTTTATTCTCTAAATTCATGATGTCTGTGGGTGACCCAAAGACGTGTCCAAAAGACTATGTCCAGGTCAATAATGAAAA GCTGTGTGGTACCTTACCATCGAGCACAATACGGGCCGGTACCTCAAACCAAATGACTGTAGTCTTCCACTCTGATGCCTCATATGTGGATCGAGGCTTTAATGCTACCTTCATGGCCTTCGAGCCCAGTAACC CATGCCCAGAAAAGTTCCTATGTAACAATAAACGCTGTATCAATCCTGCTTTGAAATGTGATGGCTGGAATGACTGTGGAGACAGCAGTGATGAGAGGGATTGTC AGTGTGATTCTACCATGATTAAGTGTGGAAATGGTCTATGTAAGCCAATGTTCTGGATGTGTGATTCCGTTGATGATTGTGGAGACAAAACTGATGAAATGAACTGTG GCCGCTGTAAGGCAGGTGAATTTGAATGTAAAAATGGAGTCTGTATCTCAGAGAAACTAAGGTGCGATGGACAAAGTCAATGTAGTGATAAGTCTGATGAAGAGAACTGTGGAAAAT CAACTACATGTATGGAAAGTTCTTACCGGTGCAAGAATGGTGAGTGCATCAGTAAAGAGAACCCAGAGTGTGATGGAATAGAGGACTGCACTGATAAGTCTGATGAAGACTTCTGTGGTG TATGTGGGATGCGCCCTTTTAAGACCTCACGTATTGTGGGTGGACAGGATGCTACAGAGGGGGAGTGGCCTTGGCAAGTCAGCCTTCACGTAAAAAATCTTGCCCATGTGTGTGGTGCATCGATCATAAGTGAGAAATGGTTGGTCACTGCCGCTCACTGTGTACAAGATGATGCTAAATTAAG GCTCTCTCAGCCAGAATCATGGGAGGTGTACCTGGGCCTTCATACTCAGAAACAGAAGGACAAGGCAGAAAAGCGCTTACTCAAAAAAGTCATTGCTCACCCTAATTACAATGAATACACCTTTGATTATGACATAGCTCTTATGGAGCTGGACAAACCTGTCACCTTCACAAACACAATTAGACCTGTCTGCCTGCCCTCCTCCACCTATGTCTTTCCTATGGGCAAATCGGTCTGGATTACCGGCTGGGGTGCCACGAGAGAAGGGG GCTCTGGTGCGACAGTGCTGCAGAAAGCAGAAGTGCGCATCATTAACAGCACTGTATGTAATGATCTGATGAAAGGACAAATCACCTCACGCATGACCTGTGCTGGAGTCCTTTCTGGAGGGGTAGATGCCTGTCAG GGTGACTCAGGAGGTCCTATGTCTAGTTCTAATAATGGAGGTCGCTTTTTCTTGGCTGGTGTGGTGAGTTGGGGTGATGGCTGTGCCCGCAGAAACAAACCTGGAATTTACACCACAGTCCCCAAATTCCGTGCTTGGATTAAAGAGCAAACAGGAGTATAA